In Bradyrhizobium sp. 1(2017), one DNA window encodes the following:
- a CDS encoding glycosyltransferase, protein MTTALTPGLIALGAFMTIVPLLRRDSTMARSFLAIVSVALLLRYLYWRVTSTLPPPHLTVDAAIGYPFMLLEAASLVAVTMSLLFLSRTRDRTGAARIDGRATDPRAPLIDVFICTYNEERGILERTIIGATGIDYGNYRVWVLDDGRRPWLRRLSGELGCHYLTRPDNHHAKAGNINHALKHVGALPERPVFVAILDADFVPRPDFLARTVSLMDDASVGVVQTPQHFINPDPIQTNLAATDVWPDEQRFFFDILMPAKDAWGVAFCCGTSSLIRYAGLMQIGGFPTDSVTEDYLVTLRLKEYGLNTIYLNERLTIGLAPEGLKEYITQRARWCLGFMQIVRGRSGPFSRDSKLSLIDRLSLVDAFMSWSAVYTSKVAGLVVPWLFLLFGIKAVQADLTELLRVFLPFYIWHGLSMAWLSRGRSLAMMTDVSQLIAAPAVLKAVAAGLLKPKGHKFKVTAKGGDRDRRFVEWPLLRIYGCALFITLASIAYAFILQQRGENIAYGGLALAWSFYNAFILTVVCFVCIEQPRKRKAERFSRNEPVLLRQDGRSHLARLADISITGARLIDPDPPALGSTIECQIYGRAIAAIVVRRTMDGFAVRFEEGMDTRVHAIRAFYAGEYVRAYRGVRALPVGKALLMRLFG, encoded by the coding sequence GTGACGACGGCACTGACGCCCGGCCTGATCGCGCTCGGCGCCTTCATGACGATCGTGCCGCTGCTCAGGCGCGACAGCACGATGGCACGCTCGTTCCTGGCCATCGTGTCGGTGGCCTTGCTGCTGCGTTATCTCTATTGGCGGGTCACCTCGACGCTCCCGCCGCCGCATCTGACCGTCGATGCCGCCATCGGCTACCCCTTCATGCTGCTGGAAGCGGCCTCGCTCGTTGCCGTCACAATGTCCCTGCTGTTCCTGAGCCGGACGCGCGACCGCACCGGCGCGGCGCGGATCGACGGCCGCGCCACCGATCCGCGCGCGCCGCTGATCGACGTGTTCATCTGCACCTACAACGAGGAACGCGGGATCCTCGAGCGCACGATCATCGGCGCAACCGGCATAGACTACGGCAACTACCGCGTCTGGGTGCTCGACGACGGAAGGCGGCCCTGGCTGCGACGGCTTTCCGGCGAGCTCGGCTGCCATTATCTGACGCGGCCCGACAACCACCACGCCAAAGCCGGCAACATCAATCATGCACTCAAGCATGTCGGCGCGCTGCCGGAGCGGCCGGTATTCGTCGCCATTCTCGATGCGGACTTCGTGCCGCGGCCCGACTTCCTCGCGCGCACCGTCTCGCTCATGGACGATGCTTCGGTTGGCGTGGTGCAGACGCCGCAGCACTTCATCAATCCCGACCCGATCCAGACCAACCTCGCCGCGACCGACGTGTGGCCCGACGAGCAACGCTTTTTCTTCGACATCCTGATGCCGGCCAAGGACGCCTGGGGTGTCGCGTTCTGCTGCGGCACCTCGTCCCTGATCCGCTATGCCGGGCTGATGCAGATCGGCGGGTTTCCGACCGACTCGGTGACGGAAGACTACCTCGTGACGCTGCGCCTGAAGGAATACGGGCTCAACACGATCTATCTCAACGAGCGCCTGACGATCGGGCTCGCGCCGGAAGGGCTGAAGGAATACATCACGCAGCGCGCCCGCTGGTGCCTCGGCTTCATGCAGATCGTACGCGGGCGCAGCGGACCGTTCTCGCGCGACTCCAAATTGTCCCTCATCGACCGGCTCTCGCTGGTCGACGCCTTCATGAGCTGGTCTGCGGTTTACACATCGAAGGTGGCGGGCCTCGTGGTGCCATGGCTGTTCCTGCTGTTCGGCATCAAGGCGGTGCAGGCCGACCTCACCGAGCTATTGCGCGTCTTTTTGCCCTTCTACATCTGGCACGGCCTCAGCATGGCCTGGCTGTCGCGCGGCCGCTCGCTCGCGATGATGACGGACGTCTCGCAGCTCATCGCCGCGCCCGCCGTGCTCAAGGCGGTTGCCGCCGGCCTGTTGAAGCCGAAGGGACACAAGTTCAAGGTCACCGCGAAGGGCGGCGACCGCGACAGGCGATTTGTCGAATGGCCGCTGCTGCGAATCTATGGCTGCGCACTCTTCATCACCCTCGCGTCCATCGCCTATGCCTTCATCCTGCAGCAGCGCGGCGAGAACATCGCCTATGGCGGACTGGCGCTCGCTTGGAGCTTCTACAACGCATTCATCCTCACCGTGGTCTGCTTCGTCTGCATCGAGCAGCCGCGCAAGCGAAAGGCGGAGCGCTTCAGTCGCAACGAGCCGGTTCTGCTGCGCCAGGACGGCAGGTCGCATCTCGCGCGGCTCGCCGACATCTCCATCACCGGCGCGCGGCTGATCGACCCCGATCCGCCGGCACTTGGAAGCACCATCGAGTGCCAGATCTATGGCCGCGCGATCGCGGCGATCGTGGTACGCCGGACCATGGATGGATTTGCCGTGCGGTTTGAGGAAGGCATGGACACGCGCGTCCATGCGATCCGGGCGTTCTATGCCGGCGAATACGTCCGCGCCTATCGCGGTGTCAGGGCGCTCCCGGTCGGCAAGGCGCTGTTGATGCGGCTGTTCGGCTAG
- a CDS encoding AI-2E family transporter produces the protein MAELAPASSQRTPAVRAASSPMLTAGGIVLAIGALYLGREIFVPFALAILLSFVLTPLVNWLRRSKVPRIAAVLIAVSIAFIVVAGVALVVGRQLVQLASNLPNYQTTITEKIRSLQTSAPGGGVLDAVTTTMQDLGREISGDEKKSGSVPSRLGAGGESREPVTVRLEPPQPRPLEVIRSVIGPLLAPLATSGLVVIFVIFVLLEREDLRDRFIKLAGAGDLQKSTQAINDAASRVSRYLLMQLVVNLTYGVPIGVALYFVGVPNAILWGLLAAVLRFIPYLGPFLAAIFPAALAIAVDPGWTMLFWVVGLFLTAELVSNNVIEPWLYGSSTGLSSLAIIIAAIFWTMLWGPVGLFLATPLTVCLVVIGRYVPQLEFLGILLGSDPVLAPEEQLYQRLLAGNLEEAVEFAENYVDEYSSCELYDNVGIPALRLAENDRQRSSVDINYRRLVADTAISVVREVDDHIRETPPAVEDGNRTAQRPCVLCLAGRMELDHAAAEMLAQVLEERNIGAKVLPPIVVSRGALEQLDLQGVDVVCLSYFHPQPQVYARYVFRRLRRRAPQVKLAVCCWNLIAGTDQTGELKTQTAADAAFASLRACVEQVEAWVGRAAALGDTPQLTADAERAQLAALRDLGLDASKRQDLDEASRKVAQAFNVPIALVTLVDNMQPAAADSRAQDAQAGLQGNHEGSLDAHVIAADDMLVSEDVTGDPRFADDPHVLERGIRFYAGVPLRTSSGHVVGCLCVIDTQPREFTDRDRDRLKEMANQLMVDIQSTQATTGVDTDSLREAHPAP, from the coding sequence ATGGCCGAGTTGGCTCCGGCGTCGTCGCAACGAACACCGGCCGTGCGAGCCGCGTCCTCGCCCATGCTCACAGCCGGCGGCATCGTCCTGGCCATCGGAGCCCTCTATCTCGGCCGGGAAATCTTCGTTCCTTTTGCTCTCGCGATCCTGCTGAGCTTCGTTCTCACGCCTTTGGTCAATTGGCTGAGACGTTCGAAAGTGCCCCGCATTGCAGCGGTACTGATCGCCGTTTCCATTGCTTTTATCGTCGTCGCGGGGGTCGCCTTGGTCGTTGGACGCCAACTGGTCCAGCTCGCCAGCAACCTTCCCAATTATCAGACCACCATCACCGAGAAGATCCGTTCGTTGCAGACCTCCGCGCCAGGCGGCGGTGTCCTCGACGCCGTCACCACGACGATGCAGGATCTCGGCAGGGAGATCTCGGGAGACGAGAAAAAGTCGGGCAGCGTGCCGTCCCGTCTTGGCGCCGGTGGTGAGAGCCGGGAGCCTGTCACCGTGCGGTTGGAGCCGCCACAGCCGAGACCGCTGGAGGTCATTCGCTCTGTCATTGGTCCCCTGCTGGCGCCGCTTGCGACGTCCGGGCTGGTGGTCATTTTCGTGATCTTCGTGCTGCTCGAGCGCGAAGATCTGCGCGATCGATTCATCAAACTGGCGGGAGCCGGTGACCTTCAGAAGAGCACTCAGGCCATCAACGATGCTGCGTCGCGGGTCAGCCGTTATCTGCTGATGCAGCTCGTCGTTAATCTGACTTACGGGGTGCCGATCGGTGTTGCACTCTACTTTGTCGGCGTACCGAACGCGATTCTTTGGGGCCTGCTCGCAGCGGTACTCCGGTTCATTCCCTATCTCGGTCCTTTTCTGGCGGCGATCTTTCCTGCTGCCCTGGCCATCGCCGTCGATCCAGGCTGGACGATGCTGTTCTGGGTCGTCGGTCTGTTCCTCACGGCTGAACTCGTCAGCAACAATGTCATCGAGCCTTGGCTCTACGGGTCCAGCACCGGACTGTCATCCCTTGCGATCATCATCGCCGCGATCTTCTGGACGATGCTGTGGGGACCGGTCGGGCTATTTCTGGCGACACCTCTGACCGTCTGCCTCGTCGTCATCGGGCGCTACGTCCCGCAGTTGGAGTTCTTGGGCATTCTTCTTGGCAGCGACCCCGTGCTCGCGCCGGAGGAGCAACTCTACCAGCGGCTATTGGCCGGCAACCTGGAGGAGGCGGTTGAATTTGCCGAGAACTATGTCGACGAGTATTCCTCGTGCGAGCTGTACGATAACGTCGGCATTCCAGCGTTGCGCCTGGCGGAGAACGATCGTCAGCGCAGCAGCGTCGATATCAACTACCGGCGCCTCGTCGCAGATACGGCGATCTCGGTTGTGCGGGAAGTTGACGACCATATCCGCGAGACTCCGCCTGCAGTGGAAGATGGAAATCGGACGGCGCAGCGACCATGCGTCCTCTGTCTCGCGGGACGCATGGAGCTCGATCATGCAGCGGCGGAGATGCTCGCGCAGGTGCTTGAGGAACGCAACATCGGCGCCAAGGTCTTGCCGCCGATCGTGGTCAGTCGGGGAGCATTGGAGCAACTTGATCTGCAGGGGGTCGACGTGGTGTGCCTGTCCTACTTTCACCCGCAGCCGCAGGTCTATGCCCGCTATGTCTTTCGTCGCCTGCGCCGTCGAGCTCCCCAGGTCAAGCTTGCCGTCTGCTGCTGGAATTTGATCGCCGGAACGGACCAGACGGGAGAGCTCAAGACTCAGACGGCTGCCGACGCGGCGTTCGCCTCCCTCCGAGCTTGCGTCGAGCAGGTTGAAGCATGGGTCGGTCGCGCGGCAGCGCTCGGCGATACGCCCCAGCTCACGGCCGACGCCGAACGTGCGCAGCTCGCCGCGCTGCGCGACCTCGGCTTGGACGCATCGAAACGCCAGGACCTGGACGAGGCGTCCCGAAAGGTCGCACAGGCCTTCAACGTTCCGATCGCGCTGGTGACCTTGGTCGATAATATGCAGCCAGCCGCCGCTGACAGCCGCGCCCAGGACGCTCAAGCAGGCCTGCAGGGCAATCACGAGGGCTCCCTCGACGCGCATGTGATCGCTGCAGACGATATGCTGGTTTCGGAGGATGTCACCGGGGACCCGCGCTTCGCTGATGATCCGCATGTGCTGGAAAGGGGGATTCGCTTCTACGCCGGAGTTCCGCTACGGACTTCATCCGGTCATGTTGTTGGTTGCCTTTGTGTCATCGATACTCAGCCGCGGGAGTTCACTGACCGAGATCGTGACCGCCTGAAGGAGATGGCGAACCAATTGATGGTCGATATCCAGAGCACCCAAGCGACGACGGGCGTCGATACGGATAGCTTGAGAGAGGCGCATCCCGCGCCCTAG
- a CDS encoding HlyD family secretion protein, which yields MQDALHEHLFANDESGHAAETQTGQEPGRRWPRLRRGAKVAIGLAIVAVFGWLPLRAIWENSSVEAVLNSRLVTLRTPIGGRVAAAQRVPDQAKLEAGTVVLRVFNPRGDRTRLDDLRRQKSRLENERPSLAAKLASAQAAQKDLARQAAQFRDGRVLQLEARIAEIQTSIEAAAARRDEASAAVERASSLAKSGNVSSVELARLTRELSVSQQTELGARKRLDAAKVELAAAQNGSFLGDSYNDRPSSVQREEEMRQRAGDLEADLARTDTEIAWLANEIIVEEVRFADLTEANITTPVAGRVWEMMTSPGEDVQAGQPLLKVLDCSGAVITANVTESVYNRLQLGDRATFEPNDGGEPISGTVVNLTGAAGAPANLAINPDALSKEPYRVTVASRDAAARACTVGRTGRVVFARQETAP from the coding sequence TTGCAGGACGCTCTGCACGAGCACCTGTTCGCCAATGACGAGTCCGGCCATGCCGCCGAGACGCAGACCGGGCAGGAACCGGGGCGCCGCTGGCCACGTCTGCGGCGCGGCGCCAAGGTCGCGATCGGGCTCGCCATCGTCGCCGTGTTCGGCTGGCTGCCGCTGCGCGCGATCTGGGAGAATTCGAGCGTCGAGGCCGTGCTGAATTCCCGCCTCGTCACCTTGCGCACACCCATCGGTGGCCGCGTCGCGGCCGCCCAACGCGTCCCCGACCAGGCCAAGCTCGAGGCCGGGACCGTCGTTCTGCGCGTCTTCAACCCGCGCGGCGATCGGACCCGGCTCGACGATCTCCGGCGGCAGAAATCGCGCCTGGAGAACGAGCGGCCGAGCCTTGCGGCGAAGCTCGCCTCGGCCCAGGCCGCGCAAAAGGACCTGGCGCGGCAGGCCGCGCAATTCCGCGACGGGCGCGTGCTCCAGCTCGAGGCGCGCATCGCCGAGATCCAGACCTCGATCGAGGCGGCGGCCGCGCGGCGGGACGAGGCCAGTGCCGCCGTCGAACGCGCTTCCTCGCTGGCGAAATCCGGCAACGTCTCGAGCGTCGAGCTGGCGCGGCTGACGCGCGAGCTCTCGGTGTCGCAGCAGACCGAGCTCGGTGCGCGCAAGCGGCTGGACGCGGCAAAGGTCGAGCTCGCCGCGGCACAGAACGGCTCGTTCCTCGGCGACAGCTACAACGACCGGCCAAGCTCGGTGCAGCGTGAGGAGGAGATGCGCCAGCGTGCCGGCGACCTCGAAGCCGATCTCGCCCGCACCGACACCGAGATTGCCTGGCTCGCCAACGAGATCATCGTCGAGGAGGTCCGCTTCGCCGATCTCACCGAGGCCAACATCACGACACCGGTCGCAGGCCGTGTCTGGGAGATGATGACCTCGCCCGGCGAGGACGTGCAGGCCGGCCAGCCGCTGCTCAAGGTGCTCGATTGCAGCGGCGCCGTCATCACCGCCAACGTCACCGAGAGCGTCTACAACCGCCTGCAGCTCGGCGATCGCGCCACCTTCGAGCCGAACGACGGCGGCGAGCCGATCTCCGGCACCGTGGTCAACCTGACCGGCGCCGCCGGCGCGCCCGCCAATCTCGCCATCAATCCGGATGCGCTCAGCAAGGAGCCCTATCGCGTGACCGTGGCTTCGCGCGATGCCGCAGCCCGCGCGTGCACCGTGGGGCGCACCGGCCGCGTCGTGTTTGCGCGGCAAGAGACCGCCCCGTGA
- the htpX gene encoding zinc metalloprotease HtpX, which produces MNYFRTAMLLAGLTALFMGVGYLIGGASGAMIALVIAAATNLFTYWNSDRMVLSMYGAHQVDRASAPELVGLVAELAGRASLPMPRVFVMDEVQPNAFATGRNPENAAVAVTTGLMNQLSREELAGVIAHELAHIKNHDTLLMTITATIAGAISMIAQFGMFFGGGNRENNNGLGIVGSILMMILAPLGAMLVQMAISRTREYAADDLGGRIVGQPMWLASALVKIEGAAHQVPNYEAERNPATAHMFIINPLSGHGVDNLFATHPSTQNRIAALQQLAAELGGRAAPSVGANENYPPRSPWGHSSSRGPSRGPWG; this is translated from the coding sequence ATGAACTATTTTCGTACCGCAATGCTGCTCGCAGGCCTCACCGCCCTGTTCATGGGCGTGGGCTATTTGATCGGCGGTGCCTCGGGCGCCATGATTGCGCTCGTCATTGCCGCCGCAACCAATCTCTTCACCTACTGGAACTCGGACCGCATGGTGCTGTCGATGTACGGCGCCCATCAGGTCGACCGTGCCAGCGCGCCGGAGCTGGTCGGGCTCGTCGCCGAGCTTGCGGGGCGCGCCTCGCTGCCCATGCCGCGCGTGTTCGTGATGGACGAGGTCCAGCCCAACGCGTTCGCGACCGGCCGCAATCCCGAGAATGCCGCGGTCGCCGTCACCACCGGCCTGATGAACCAGCTGAGCCGCGAGGAGCTCGCCGGCGTGATCGCGCACGAGCTCGCGCATATCAAGAATCACGACACGCTGCTGATGACGATCACCGCGACCATCGCGGGCGCGATCTCCATGATTGCCCAGTTCGGCATGTTCTTCGGCGGTGGCAATCGCGAGAACAACAATGGTCTCGGCATCGTCGGCTCGATCCTGATGATGATTCTCGCCCCGCTCGGCGCCATGCTGGTGCAGATGGCGATCAGCCGCACCCGCGAATATGCCGCCGACGATCTCGGCGGACGCATCGTGGGACAGCCGATGTGGCTGGCCTCGGCGCTGGTCAAGATCGAGGGCGCCGCGCATCAGGTGCCGAACTACGAGGCGGAGCGGAATCCTGCAACCGCGCACATGTTCATCATCAATCCGCTGTCGGGTCATGGCGTGGACAATCTCTTCGCCACCCATCCCTCGACCCAGAACCGCATCGCGGCGCTCCAGCAGCTCGCGGCCGAGCTCGGCGGGCGGGCGGCGCCGTCGGTCGGCGCCAACGAGAACTATCCGCCGCGTAGCCCTTGGGGGCACTCCTCGTCGCGTGGTCCTTCACGTGGTCCT